A genomic segment from Excalfactoria chinensis isolate bCotChi1 chromosome 15, bCotChi1.hap2, whole genome shotgun sequence encodes:
- the KCNG1 gene encoding voltage-gated potassium channel regulatory subunit KCNG1, producing the protein MTLLPGENSDYDYSALSCASDASFNHAFFPETETLKGVFYQRAKLIHPEEDLLKGFHPDDRKHHIIINVGGIKYLLPWTTLDEFPLTRLGQLKFCNNFDDILNICDDYDVTCNEFFFDRNPGAFRTILTFLRVGKLRLLREMCALSFQEELLYWGIEEDNLDWCCKRRYLQKMEELTEINEREDDLLENETTGETVEETKIGLCMKKLQDMVERPQSGLPGKVFACLSVLFVTITAVNLSISTMPDLREEEDKGECSQMCYNIFIVESVCVAWFSLEFLLRFIQAKSKFAFLRRPLTLIDIIAILPYYITLLVDTTSVGYKKPSSGSIYLDKVGLVLRILRALRILYVMRLARHSLGLQTLGLTARRCTREFGLLLLFLCVAIALFAPLLYVIENEMADSQEFTSIPACYWWAVITMTTVGYGDMVPRSIPGQVVALSSILSGILLMAFPVTSIFHTFSRSYIELKQEQERIMYRRAQFLLKTKSQISNASQGSDILFPSISTDNRAMNDI; encoded by the exons ATGACTCTTCTACCTGGGGAAAATTCTGATTATGACTATAGTGCCCTGAGCTGTGCTTCAGATGCTTCCTTCAACCACGCATTCTTCCCAGAAACAGAAACCCTCAAGGGCGTCTTTTACCAAAGAGCCAAGCTAATTCACCCTGAAGAGGATCTCCTGAAAGGCTTTCACCCTGATGATCGGAAGCACCACATTATTATAAATGTAGGGGGCATTAAGTATTTGCTCCCATGGACCACGCTTGATGAATTCCCATTGACACGCTTGGGACAACTAAAATTCTGCAACAATTTTGATGACATCCTAAACATCTGTGATGATTACGATGTGACATGCAATGAGTTCTTTTTTGACCGCAACCCGGGGGCGTTCAGGACAATTCTGACCTTTTTGAGGGTTGGAAAACTTCGGCTCCTGCGTGAGATGTGTGCGCTGTCTTTTCAAGAGGAGCTGCTCTACTGGGGAATCGAGGAAGACAACTTGGACTGGTGTTGTAAGAGGAGGTATCTGCAAAAAATGGAGGAGTTAACAGAAATAAACGAACGGGAGGATGATCTtctagaaaatgaaacaacaggTGAAACAGTAGAGGAGACAAAAATTGGCTTGTGCATGAAAAAGTTGCAAGACATGGTAGAACGACCCCAGTCTGGCCTCCCCGGGAaggtgtttgcttgtttgtctgttttatttgtaacTATTACAGCAGTGAATTTGTCCATCAGCACCATGCCTGAcctgagggaggaggaggataAG GGTGAGTGTTCCCAGATGTGCTACAATATTTTCATTGTGGAGTCTGTCTGTGTGGCATGGTTTTCACTGGAGTTCCTGCTGAGATTCATCCAGGCAAAGAGCAAGTTTGCATTTTTGAGGAGACCGTTAACTCTGATCGACATAATAGCTATTCTGCCATATTACATCACTTTGCTGGTAGACACCACTTCGGTGGGCTACAAGAAGCCCAGCTCTGGGAGCATCTACCTGGACAAAGTCGGTCTGGTCCTCCGAATACTCCGTGCCTTGAGGATTCTGTATGTCATGCGGCTGGCCAGGCACTCCCTGGGGCTGCAGACGCTGGGGCTGACCGCCCGCAGGTGCACCCGGGAGTTcgggctcctgctgctcttcctctgcGTGGCCATCGCACTGTTTGCGCCGCTCCTGTACGTCATTGAGAACGAGATGGCAGACTCGCAGGAGTTCACCAGCATCCCCGCGTGCTACTGGTGGGCTGTCATCACCATGACCACGGTAGGCTATGGAGATATGGTTCCCAGGAGCATTCCTGGCCAAGTGGTGGCGCTGAGCAGCATACTGAGCGGCATCCTCCTCATGGCATTCCCAGTCACTTCCATCTTCCACACGTTCTCACGCTCCTACATTGAGCTGAAGCAAGAACAGGAAAGAATCATGTACAGGAGGGCACAGTTcttgttaaaaacaaagtcTCAGATAAGCAATGCTTCACAGGGGAGTGATATTTTATTCCCAAGTATCTCTACTGACAATAGGGCAATGAATGACATTTaa
- the MOCS3 gene encoding adenylyltransferase and sulfurtransferase MOCS3, producing the protein MAGGAEAARLSAEIERRERELRGLRERLDAVMAGEQGGTAERDAEDAGAADAAFPAELPPLPAPAALSPAEILRYSRQLVLPELGVRGQLLLGRSSVLVVGCGGLGCPLAQYLAAAGVGRLGLVDHDVVETSNLHRQVLHGEARRGFPKAASAVAALRQLNSAVQYVPYCGALSPRGALQLVRQYDVVADCSDNAPTRYLLNDACVLAGKPLVSGSALRLEGQLVVYNHDGGPCYRCLFPTPPPPETVTNCADGGVLGVVPGIVGCIQALEVLKIVSGMGSSFNRFMLMFDAREGRFRNIKLRPKKSDCAVCGDNPSVTCLQDYEAFCGSSATDKCKTLHLLSSEDRISVEEYKTLLDEQVPHVLLDVRPQVEVDICRLEHAVHIPLSKLEEKDKECLENLEKRICEEKQRTDGQASFPVYVVCKLGNDSQKAVRILQELPVKACGPILAKDIKGGLMTWASRIDPTFPQY; encoded by the coding sequence CGGGACCGCAGAGCGGGATGCCGAGGATGCCGGTGCCGCCGACGCCGCCTTCCCTGCCGAGCTGCCCCCCCTGCCCGCCCCGGCCGCGCTGAGCCCCGCCGAGATCCTGCGGTACAGCCGGCAGCTGGTGCTGCCCGAGCTGGGCGTGcgggggcagctgctgctcggCCGCTCCTCCGTGCTCGTGGTGGGCTGCGGCGGCCTGGGGTGTCCCCTCGCGCAGTACCTGGCCGCGGCCGGCGTGGGCCGCCTGGGCCTGGTGGATCACGACGTGGTGGAGACGAGCAACCTGCACCGGCAGGTGCTGCACGGGGAGGCCCGCCGGGGGTTCCCCAAGGCCGCGTCCGCCGTGGCGGCTCTGCGGCAGCTCAACTCCGCCGTGCAGTACGTGCCCTACTGCGGGGCTCTGAGCCCGCGCGGCGCCCTGCAGCTGGTGCGGCAGTACGACGTGGTGGCCGACTGCTCCGACAACGCGCCCACCAGGTACCTGCTGAACGACGCCTGCGTCCTGGCCGGGAAGCCGCTGGTGTCTGGCAGCGCGCTGCGGCTGGAGGGGCAGCTGGTCGTGTACAACCACGACGGAGGGCCCTGCTACCGCTGCCTCTTCCCCACGCCGCCTCCGCCGGAGACGGTGACTAACTGCGCGGACGGGGGGGTGCTGGGTGTCGTGCCGGGCATTGTGGGATGTATTCAGGCGCTGGAAGTGCTGAAGATCGTTTCGGGGATGGGCTCCTCCTTCAATCGGTTCATGCTGATGTTTGACGCCCGGGAAGGGCGGTTTCGCAACATCAAGTTAAGGCCAAAGAAATCAGACTGTGCTGTTTGTGGTGACAATCCGTCTGTCACTTGCCTTCAGGATTACGAGGCGTTTTGTGGTTCTTCTGCAACAGACAAATGTAAAACTTTACATCTGTTGTCCAGTGAAGACAGGATCTCTGTTGAGGAATATAAAACACTGTTGGATGAGCAAGTTCCTCACGTGCTGCTAGATGTTCGCCCACAGGTTGAAGTGGATATCTGTCGCCTGGAACACGCCGTCCACATTCCTTTGAgtaaattagaagaaaaagacaaagaatgtCTGGAAAACTTAGAAAAAAGaatctgtgaagaaaagcagagaactgATGGCCAGGCATCTTTTCCTGTGTATGTTGTTTGCAAGTTAGGAAACGACTCCCAGAAGGCTGTAAGAATTCTGCAGGAGTTACCTGTCAAAGCATGTGGTCCTATATTAGCTAAGGATATTAAAGGGGGGCTCATGACTTGGGCCAGTAGAATTGACCCAACGTTTCCTCAGtactaa